The genomic DNA GCAAATCTGCTGGCAATCTTGGCCTATGTGTTTCTGCCATTCGCCGCGCTCTTTATCTTTTGGGCGCTTAACGGTTATCTGCTGGGGCGGGAGTATTTCCAACTGGCCGCGATGCGCCGGATCGGACGCAAGGCGGCGCGCGATCTACAGCGCCGGTATCGGTTGCGCATCTGGGCGGCTGGCACATTGATGGCGATGCCGCTGACACTGCCTCTGGTGAACCTCGTCATTCCCATTCTGGGGGCCGCGACATTTACCCATTTATTTCATGCGATTCAGTCCGCTGGTGTGAATTCACCCGGCCCGAAGCGTTCGTAAAGGTTGATATCATCCAGCGTGATTGTCCCCGTGATGATGATCCACGCGACGACACTCCAGATCACCACCGCGATAAGCGTACTGATCAGCGCCTTTTTCTTCAGGTTGTGGCGCTCTGGCGATCCCTGATGGGTGCCCGGCACCACGTCGCCCGCTTCGCCCTGCGTTTGCAGGCGAATCGGGATCGCGACGAGAAAGGTCATCGACCAGATCATCACGAACAGCACGATGGCCGAAACCGGCCCCATCAGACTTGCTCCAGCTCGACAAGGCAGCCGTTGAAATCCTTGGGATGCAAGAACAGCACCGGTTTGCCATGCGCACCAATCTTTGGCTCGCCACTGCCCAGCACCCGCGCGCCGGTCGATCGCAGATGGTCGCGCGCCGCCAGAATATCGTCCACCTCATA from Roseovarius pelagicus includes the following:
- a CDS encoding DUF1467 family protein; this encodes MGPVSAIVLFVMIWSMTFLVAIPIRLQTQGEAGDVVPGTHQGSPERHNLKKKALISTLIAVVIWSVVAWIIITGTITLDDINLYERFGPGEFTPAD